DNA from Nocardioides seonyuensis:
GGTCCTCGTGACGCATCTCCAGGTCGCCGCGGTGCTCCACGACACGGCGTCGTACCGATGGCCCGGGGCGTCTCGGGGTGTCAGCCGTCACACGTGCACAGTAGTCCCGGCGCTCTGACAGGGTGGGGCCATGAGTGACGACACCCTGCGCAGCATCGAGCTCACCAAGATCGGACCGGCCCGGTTCAAGGCGACGAATGCCAGGGGAGGGGAGACCTTCTTCGGGGTCGGCGGGGACGACCCCGACTTCACGCCGGTGGAGCTCCTTCTCGCTGCGATCGCCGGGTGCAGCGCGCTGGACGTCGAGGCGATCACGCACAAGCGCGCGCAGTCCACCACGTTCTCCGTCCGGTCCGAGGGCCACAAGGTTCGCAGCGAGTCCGGCAACCACATGACCGGCCTCACGGTGACCTTCGAGGTCGCCTTCCCCGAGGGGGAGGCGGGCGACCGGGCCCGGGCCGCGCTGCCGCGGGCGATCGAGATGTCGCGCGACCGGCTGTGCACCGTCTCGCGCACGGTCCAGTTGGGAGCAGACGTCACCTACGCGCCCGTGGAGCACCCCACGGGCTAGCCGATCGTCACGCTCTCGATCTGCACGCTCTGCTTGGGTGCGCCACCGCCGGCGGGGTTGGAGCCGTCGTCGCCCTTGTCGGCCACTTCCTGCAGCACCGCGAGGCCACCTTCGTCGATGGTGCCGAACACGGTGTAGCTGGGCGGGAACTGCGAGTCGGCGAAGACGAGGAAGAACTGAGAGCCGTTGGTGTCCGGGCCCGCGTTGGCCATCGCGATCGTGCCGGCCGGGTAGGTCTCGTCACCAGACAGCTCGTCGTCGAACTGGTAGCCGGGCCCACCTGCGCTCGTGCCGCTGGGGTCGCCGCACTGGAGGATGCCGAAGCCGGGCTGGTTGCCCAGGCGCGG
Protein-coding regions in this window:
- a CDS encoding peptidylprolyl isomerase, whose product is MLKRLAAVSAVLLSASLLAACGGESGDTAKDPAASDSVATVTCEYPADGEAAREVEAPPEEATAEGTVTATVATNRGDIVLTLDREKAPCTVNSFVSLAEQGFYDDTPCPRLGNQPGFGILQCGDPSGTSAGGPGYQFDDELSGDETYPAGTIAMANAGPDTNGSQFFLVFADSQFPPSYTVFGTIDEGGLAVLQEVADKGDDGSNPAGGGAPKQSVQIESVTIG
- a CDS encoding OsmC family protein; translation: MSDDTLRSIELTKIGPARFKATNARGGETFFGVGGDDPDFTPVELLLAAIAGCSALDVEAITHKRAQSTTFSVRSEGHKVRSESGNHMTGLTVTFEVAFPEGEAGDRARAALPRAIEMSRDRLCTVSRTVQLGADVTYAPVEHPTG